Proteins encoded within one genomic window of Halalkalibacillus sediminis:
- a CDS encoding amidohydrolase family protein, whose amino-acid sequence MNNHYLIKNAKVLDLENENFVEASIEVEGGRIVELHNPDFEFPHVVDFKGKYVIPGLIDMHVHIKDGHAPYFLAAGVTTVRNTGGNVCELKGLINAPTEAPTPRVYSADRMIDGPPGLWGATSPWNMNTTDPEIARKEVRRQAEAGANLIKVYGLLPSHVMNQVVDEANKLGLEVSCDLIHSSDVNAVEAARIGVTWNEHASGVIQAMYSEWTMGADDSVWENVPFDVPDEEKIREVCQVWLDHGVKLCPTMVLFDQMDRQRNVWKADDFLTSEIEKEEQLMAQWKAISQHEKALKRLGIQSKMNRTIARVYKEMGGVVVAGTDTPAGIYSWPGLALHRELELFVRSGFTEIEALRAATSIASESIGLSDLGDIRAGKIADLVILDKNPLEDIRHTKEIHWVIKGGKILTQKEILENLPDQGSIMANLHRFIDEFHDEVSEDWYDDIKQELNEG is encoded by the coding sequence ATGAATAATCATTATTTAATAAAAAATGCGAAGGTATTAGATTTAGAGAATGAAAATTTTGTGGAAGCCTCCATAGAAGTAGAAGGAGGTCGGATAGTAGAGCTTCACAATCCTGATTTTGAGTTTCCTCATGTTGTTGATTTTAAAGGAAAGTATGTTATTCCGGGGCTGATCGATATGCATGTTCATATTAAGGATGGGCACGCTCCTTATTTTCTGGCGGCTGGGGTGACCACTGTGAGGAATACGGGAGGGAATGTATGCGAGTTGAAAGGTTTAATTAATGCTCCAACTGAGGCTCCGACCCCAAGGGTTTATTCTGCTGATCGAATGATTGACGGGCCACCTGGATTATGGGGAGCAACAAGTCCTTGGAATATGAACACAACAGATCCTGAAATCGCTCGAAAAGAAGTGCGCCGACAAGCTGAAGCTGGTGCAAACCTGATTAAAGTATACGGACTGTTACCAAGCCATGTGATGAATCAAGTTGTTGATGAAGCTAACAAATTAGGCTTGGAAGTCAGCTGTGACTTGATTCATTCTAGTGATGTTAACGCAGTGGAGGCGGCACGAATAGGTGTTACATGGAATGAACACGCCTCGGGAGTGATTCAAGCGATGTATTCAGAATGGACGATGGGAGCGGATGATTCTGTTTGGGAGAATGTCCCGTTCGATGTACCTGATGAAGAAAAAATCAGAGAAGTATGCCAGGTGTGGTTGGATCATGGGGTGAAATTGTGCCCCACGATGGTGCTTTTTGATCAAATGGATAGGCAACGAAATGTGTGGAAAGCGGATGATTTCTTAACAAGCGAAATTGAAAAAGAAGAGCAGCTGATGGCTCAGTGGAAGGCAATTTCTCAACATGAGAAAGCCCTAAAAAGGTTAGGCATCCAAAGTAAAATGAACCGCACAATTGCACGAGTTTATAAAGAAATGGGAGGAGTGGTCGTTGCAGGAACAGATACTCCGGCCGGGATATATTCATGGCCAGGTCTTGCGCTCCACCGTGAGTTAGAGCTTTTTGTTAGAAGTGGATTCACTGAAATTGAAGCTTTGCGCGCAGCAACTTCAATTGCTTCTGAATCAATTGGCTTGAGTGATCTAGGTGATATTCGCGCTGGTAAGATAGCGGATTTGGTGATTTTAGATAAAAATCCTTTAGAAGACATTCGTCATACAAAAGAGATTCATTGGGTGATCAAAGGTGGTAAAATTCTTACCCAAAAAGAAATCTTAGAGAACCTGCCTGACCAAGGTTCTATTATGGCAAATCTCCACCGATTCATCGACGAATTCCATGACGAGGTGAGTGAAGATTGGTATGATGACATTAAACAAGAGTTGAATGAAGGGTAG
- a CDS encoding helix-turn-helix domain-containing protein, whose protein sequence is MKTYGETFRKIRKQKGYTMKQVAEGAVSVSFLSKFERGESDISIQHLVPLLEKMFITIEEFMHIYRNREHASSITIFERASDAFHSRDLKQLHRLIEEQLVLYHKSQLAPYRCNVVMLETFERIIKAEYIDEKDDGHQILLNYLFDVEVWNRYELNLYRSTMLVMSEATVINMTKIAVEKSYSDDKRLILSIIMNTLIHLLGPVNKINCEFNEQAFQHFFKIAEAHCEETYLYEKNNILQLKGIYLIKKGNLSEGIEMVTSGIELLKKYGFNKEAEKMEHYLELMIQNID, encoded by the coding sequence GTGAAAACGTACGGAGAGACATTCCGAAAAATCCGTAAACAAAAGGGATATACCATGAAACAGGTAGCGGAGGGTGCAGTTTCGGTTTCTTTTTTATCAAAATTCGAGCGAGGAGAATCAGACATTTCCATCCAACACCTCGTGCCATTGTTAGAAAAGATGTTCATCACCATTGAAGAATTCATGCATATTTATCGTAATAGAGAACATGCTTCATCCATTACGATTTTTGAACGGGCTTCGGACGCCTTTCATTCACGAGATCTCAAACAACTTCATCGATTAATAGAAGAGCAACTAGTTCTATACCATAAAAGTCAGTTAGCTCCATATCGCTGCAACGTCGTGATGCTTGAGACTTTTGAAAGGATTATTAAAGCTGAATATATTGATGAAAAAGATGACGGCCACCAAATTCTTTTAAACTACCTTTTTGATGTAGAGGTCTGGAATCGTTATGAGCTGAATTTATATCGTTCAACGATGCTTGTTATGTCAGAAGCAACTGTAATCAACATGACGAAGATAGCAGTAGAAAAAAGCTATTCAGATGATAAGCGTCTTATTCTTAGCATAATAATGAACACATTGATACATCTATTAGGGCCAGTGAACAAGATTAATTGTGAATTTAACGAACAAGCATTTCAACACTTCTTTAAAATAGCTGAAGCACACTGTGAAGAAACATATCTTTATGAGAAAAATAATATCTTACAATTAAAAGGAATTTATCTTATAAAAAAAGGAAATTTGTCAGAAGGTATCGAAATGGTAACAAGTGGTATTGAACTTTTAAAAAAATACGGATTTAACAAAGAAGCTGAGAAAATGGAACATTATCTAGAATTGATGATTCAAAATATAGACTGA
- a CDS encoding TIGR04104 family putative zinc finger protein: MHRCNYCDRKFKWIEIVLESNKGQPNEIRCKNCGMLYKTTEETKKLEVSLLALPVFLIIAISVEVNWALSLMIFLLMFLMTLVRPFFAKYEFAEEDGKSKNKFGKVFGSIVAIAALGFIIWSIIPKHVSGTYDGPIEGEGVETNENFHVEIDGTITFNIFTFNQRFEGDLEIEGINLPISTKNSTAVIEFDSNKVGDFYYKYQEKGEEKEYEFGTAHADFGLGFGLKDLTLFHADTKTVYRAPANHSFDNRLFYWIPFKSTIEVIEFY; encoded by the coding sequence GTGCATAGATGTAATTACTGTGATAGAAAATTCAAATGGATTGAGATCGTATTAGAAAGCAACAAAGGGCAACCAAATGAAATTCGTTGTAAAAACTGCGGAATGTTGTATAAAACAACAGAAGAGACGAAGAAACTAGAGGTATCCCTACTTGCCCTACCTGTATTTTTAATCATAGCCATTTCCGTTGAAGTTAATTGGGCCCTGAGTTTAATGATCTTTCTGCTGATGTTTTTAATGACTTTAGTCAGACCTTTCTTCGCAAAGTATGAATTTGCCGAAGAAGACGGAAAGAGCAAAAATAAATTTGGTAAAGTATTCGGTTCAATAGTAGCAATAGCTGCTTTGGGATTTATCATATGGAGTATTATTCCGAAACATGTTTCTGGTACTTACGATGGGCCTATCGAGGGAGAGGGTGTCGAAACTAATGAAAATTTTCATGTCGAGATCGATGGTACAATAACATTTAATATTTTTACATTTAACCAAAGGTTTGAAGGAGATTTAGAAATCGAAGGAATTAACTTGCCTATATCTACTAAAAATTCAACTGCAGTCATAGAATTCGACTCAAACAAAGTTGGGGATTTTTATTATAAATATCAGGAAAAAGGTGAAGAAAAAGAATATGAATTTGGCACAGCTCATGCTGATTTTGGTCTTGGATTTGGCTTAAAAGATCTGACTTTATTCCATGCAGACACAAAGACCGTCTATAGGGCTCCTGCAAATCATTCTTTTGATAATAGATTATTTTATTGGATACCATTTAAGTCTACTATTGAAGTGATAGAATTTTATTGA